Proteins encoded within one genomic window of Arachis ipaensis cultivar K30076 chromosome B08, Araip1.1, whole genome shotgun sequence:
- the LOC107610987 gene encoding uncharacterized protein LOC107610987: MEIRIFSDLVNKARVVEEYAKIVAASKETHGGNSSKGRGKYFHPRGPSFKRGGYAPQGQGSFRKNTHDQFQRGRGRGNHSKNSPDSACVRCGRFHPYDSCKIGLGGCFNCGLPGPIAKNCTRGKNPNAGQGQHQGRVFAVNAKDASKVDPLMRGICLIGDKTIIALYDTGASHSFISFAKVEELGLKVSELPFDLHMILEFDWLSKNQVLLDCFERSIQFMPEGEKGVVIAENLDQIPVVRDFQEVFPEDIPEFPPQREIEFAIELVPGARPVSIAPYRMAPIELAELKIQLEELLNKRFIRPSVSPWER; the protein is encoded by the exons atggagattcGTATCTTCTCCGATTTGGTAAACAAAGCAAGGGTGGTTGAGGAGTATGCCAAGATAGTGGCGGCATCCAAGGAGACTCATGGAGGAAATTCTAGCAAGGGACGTGGCAAGTATTTCCATCCTAGGGGTCCAAGCTTCAAAAGAGGGGGATATGCGCCTCAAGGGCAAGGAAGCTTCAGAAAGAACACTCATGACCAGTTTCAGCGTGGCAGAGGAAGAGGAAATCATAGTAAGAATTCTCCGGATTCGGCTTGTGTGCGTTGTGGACGTTTTCACCCGTATGACTCATGCAAGATTGGTTTAGGTGGTTGCTTCAACTGTGGATTACCTGGTCCTATTGCAAAGAACTGCACGCGTGGGAAGAACCCGAATGCGGGTCAAGGTCAACATCAGGGGCGAGTCTTTGCTGTGAATGCCAAGGATGCTTCCAAGGTGGATccgttgatgagaggtatatgtcTTATTGGTGATAAAACGATAATTGCATTGTATGATActggagcatcgcattcatttatTTCGTTTGCTAAGGTGGAGGAACTAGGCTTGAAAGTGTCAGAGTTACCTTTTGATCTGCAT ATGATTTTGGAGTTTGATTGGTTGTCAAAGAATCAGGTTTTGTTAGATTGCTTCGAGCGGTCAATTcagtttatgccggaaggagaGAAAGGAGTAGTGATAGCTGAA AACTTAGATCAGATCCCGGTGGTTAGAGACTTTCAGGAGGTATTTCCGGAGGATATTCCTGAATTTCCACCTCAAAGGGAGATTGAGTTTGCGATTGAATTGGTGCCAGGAGCCAGACCAGTGTCGATTGCACCGTAtagaatggctccgatagagTTGGCAGAGTTAAAGATTCAGTTGGAGGAGCTTTTGaataagaggttcattcgaccgagtgtatcaCCGTGGGAGCGCTag